The Roseibium sp. Sym1 nucleotide sequence TCGGCAGGCACGAACCGTGTCACCAGTTCAACCATGGCCCCGGTATAGGCCGAGGCCATCAGCATGGAGGCGACACCGAAGACATGGGTCAGCGGCAGGGCGCCGTAGACATGATCCTGCGGGCCGAGGCCACGCAGCTCGGACGAGGCGATGGCCGCAAAGACGAGATTGGCGTGGCTCAGCATCACGCCCTTCGGATCGCCGGTTGTTCCCGTGGTGTAGAGAAGCAGTGCCGGGGGCGACGAGGTCTCGGGCAGGGGCTCCGGGTCGCTCGAGCCCGCAGCGATGTGCAGGGCACCGAACCCTGTTGTGATTCCGGGCGCGATTCCGGCCGCGTCACCCGCGTGGGCGGCGGCTTCCTTGCTGACATTCGACGTGTAGAAGGTGAGTACGGGCTTCGCATGAGCGGTGATCCGCGCGATTTCGGCCGTCGACATGCGCGCATTGACGGGCACGGCCCAGGCGCCGATGCGCGAGCAGGCCATCATCAGGACCGGGACGGCGAGACAGTTTTCCGCCACCACCAGCACGCGCTCGTTCGGTGCCGCCCCGTGGCTGCGCAACAGCGCCTCGGCCTCGGCAATCAGGCCGTGGTATTGCCGCCAGCTGTAGAGCGTGCCGTCACAGTCCTTGATCGCGGGTGCGTCCGGGCGCAAGGACAGGTGCTGTTCGACAAGCTCGTGAATGCGGGCAAATGTCATCGCCCTTCCTCCGTGCGGGATGTGCGGGCGCGTTTGAAGACGCCGATCGAGGTCGCGATCAGCCGGTCGTCCTCGTCGACCAGGGTCGCTTCCAGGTACAGAAGGGCCCGGCCGCCACCGGTCACCCTGGCAGTCGCCGTCACCCGCTTGCCGGCATGGGCGGGTGCCTGGAACTGCGTGGACATTGAGATCGTCAGGAAAGGCGTGCGGCCCTTTGGGTCGACGGTCAGGGACGAGGTCGCTCCCATGGCATTGTCCAGGATCGTGGTCGCGATCCCTCCGTGAAGGACACCG carries:
- a CDS encoding PaaI family thioesterase, whose amino-acid sequence is MIEIIEAETGAQKTLGYVLEIGHEDGSARCRLDVTEAHSNRHGVLHGGIATTILDNAMGATSSLTVDPKGRTPFLTISMSTQFQAPAHAGKRVTATARVTGGGRALLYLEATLVDEDDRLIATSIGVFKRARTSRTEEGR